ACCAATCACTAGAATTGTTTTAAGCCATCTTTAGGGCACACGCTTGTTTAATTAAGCATACACTGGTATGCTAAAGATTGGCCGCACCTCAtcaaatgtttctttgcttttctaagtaaaatgttttattatacacatctataacctaagaatagctcaactagtTTGCATTTAAGTTTgtgtagtaactgaataataagcctttgtatgtaagAAGTCTGGGTTTTTAGGGGATAAGCCCAAAGTCTAGCTCATCCAATAGGAAAAAAGCTAAGGGACAGTCCTCATCtttgggcttaagttatctggttaactgcaaaaaatttttttttgtgaaatacttCCCTTTTTTAAGTTCTTGCTGGTTTTGGCTTTGATGGACCTCACCCGTATCTAATCTGTTGCCCCACCCTGTAATTGTGCACAGGTGTTTCATATTCGTTTCCCCTCCTGTATTTGTACCCCTTGTTCCTTGCCTGGCATTGTTGGTTCTGCATTCTCAGATTctgattttgtgtgtttgtgtgttttgtaatctgttctgttttgttcaggtttgtttaatatttctttcatgagtcttgtttagttttttttgttttcttctgtgcTTACTTCATTAATACCTTTTAGTCATTCAGATTAACTGCCTTTTTGATCATTCAGACAAAATTGAATaggagttgttttttttttttcacctctaTTATCCCAAAAATGTGAAACAAGCTTTTCTCTTTACAGTGTACTTTATATTAGCTATAACCATTGTGTGGTCTGTTGAACTTATAAGGTTTAAGAACTAagcctttttttaaacagcaaaaGCACAGCTTGGAGTGTTTTGCATGACGTGTGCACTGTAACCATAACAACACTGCTATCATAGAGTACATTACTCTGCGTTTCTCTGAATAGCTGAACTTAGTCACCTTTTGAAAACACTCTTTAAATACAAATCACATTCCGATAGCTTTGCTGATGTTTCCCACAGGATTGATGTAAAATATGTCCTGCcggctgaagaaaaaaaaaacgcttgATTTGAATCCAACCAATTACCTTATTTAAGTAAATATTAGTGACAGGGGAAACAAGCCagatatttttattctttttgaaCTCTTGTGCTAAAGGCAGAGGGTTCAGAATAGCTCAAAGCGAATGTTTTCTGTGTAATCACATATTGGATTCAGGTCAAGGTGAAAGCTCCTTTCAGAATGACCAGTACCTGCTTTTGCCTaataagctaaaataaaaaaataataataataatttttgcaAATTCACAGCTATGAATTTGTCTTGAAATCATCAGTGGAGCCTGTAGGTaaacaattattttttaaaaatcatttttagggCTTCTAATGACCCTGCAGATTTAAGTTATAGACCTAATCTAACACCTAAGGTTAAAGGTATGTGGGTTAAGTTAGTGTCAGAACTAAACTTTGTAAGACTAAGTTTAGACAGCCTTGCCTGCCAATTCAGAGGTTGCCTATACATTTTGCTGCTCAATATGGGTGCTAAAGCATGTAATTAGCGCTTTATCTTTGTTGTGTCTTCAAACTAGCTTTTAAGAGGAAGGTGAAAaactcaaaaactcaaaaaattcAAAACTACTCAATTACTTTAGCTTGAAGATGCATTATTTAAGCcaaattattcatttcttttagcATAACTTTGAACACACTTTGCATGCTTTTCAAATTTACTGCTATTCATGTTGATCTCTTTGTTAATAAAATTATTGCTTATGATAAAGAAGTCAAAATGTCCATCTGTTCAAAATTTGGCATAGATCTTCTTTAGAGACCACCCATCAAGAATAATGACAAATAGAGGCCTTTTGAAAAACGCTGATTTCCCATCATTTATCATCTATCTTCTTCAGTCAGGGGGTGAAGCTTTATTGTGCTGAATCGTGCTTGGATCCAATAAGGTTATGCTTGCAGCTGTATTAACTTATGATTCTGTAAAAATGtagcacacactgacacacacacacctgtatgTGGTCTCTCCGAGTGATGATAGGTAGTCCATAAAAATCTCTTCGGTAACCTCAGTGTTTCCCAACTCCACCACTGTATCTGGTGGGCCAAGCATTGTGCCACCCTGCAAACACAGCGCATGTATTACATCCTGCAGAAATACCATGAAAGAGGTAAGAGTAAAAAAGTTGCTGCTGCTATAAATAACCCACGCGACATTTATAGCgagaaacatttgcatgtgtTCAAAACACTTCAAGCCAGAAGACTTCAAGAAAGATTTAGATTCTGGACTTTTGAACAGCATCAAATCCAGACTGAACTCTTTCCGTGGACTCtcgacagaaacagaaaactgaGGTAGGCTGTCTATAACCGAGAGACGCTGCTTTAATGCTGTAAAGAGAGCTTGCTTCACAACTTCACACATTGTTAGCTTCCGCTCAGCAGAGTCAGCTGAAATATTCTGAGCtgaattcatttttcattcatggaCTCCAGTGTGTGTTTCTCTTTCGCACTGCAGCTGCAGTTATCACTCTTCTATCACTTCCAACTTGACCTTCTGTTAAAATGATGCGGTTTTCTGGTCGCTTCAGAATCAACTCTCAAACTGTAAACGTGTCACTAAGCTCCAGTGGCAGAAGCAACTCATGTGTGCTTATTTTAGAGAAGAGTTTGTATTgttccattttcatttatatattttccaaaaattATCTTCACTGTTTAAGTTAACTTTGTATTTTCATTACAATGAGAGTGACTTCCCTCGCCCACTGCTGGCCACACCTGTTCTGAACCCCAAAGCAGCCTAATActgcttttaaacttttttaaaaatcatctaACATTTTATCCATTGAATCTCCCACACAGTGCGAGTTCCAACAATAAATGCTTTGTCCAGAATGAAAGAGCAGAGAGGATGATGGGTCAGTTATATGTATACATAGTCATCTTTCACCTCATTATAGTGCAGTTTGACACATTGTGTTTGATGTAAAGTATCAAAAATCTAAAATAGAAAAACCTAAATAATTTAGAATAATGTCACTGTTCACATCACATACatgctgcttaaaatttcagcacttCCAACGTTAAACAAAGTACCTCATCCATGCTAAACTCTGTTAGCTTTTAACTCCAAACTCGTAGCTAGTTATGTATTTGGCCAAGTTGTTATGACTGCCTATTCTGTTGTGAGTTATAGGTTAGTGGATGCTTATTGATAGACTGTTACTGTTGTGTGTGAGTTTTAAGGAGTTGAGCTAGTCAACAGAAGCATCGTGCTGTCGTGAGGTGTCCTCTCTCTGTTTAAAACCTGTTCAAATATCTGGCAAAACACATCACCATACAGCACAAAAAAATCAAAGTCATCTTCCCCTTTAAGTTCACCAATAAATTACTGACTAATGTGTTTTGACCCTCACTGGGGGCTGTTACTGCGGTAACTTGGCTGACCATCACCGGGCACAGGCCTAATCTATactttaattcattttcatacTCAGCAGACGTGATGCATGTCTAACAAAGCTATAACAACAAGCTGGTGGCAAATATAATGGTCCATTAAATCCAGTCCCTGAGCTTGTAGCTGTCTCAGCTGTAGTGCAGCAGAGTAAATGAGGGGAGGTTTACCGGGGGACAGCTGGAGATGCCCACGCCTCCAAAGAAGAACTCCTCTCCATACACCACTATGGAGGTATGCCTGCATGAGCAACAGTGATATGAACACAACACTTTAAACTATTATTACATGTTGTTACACCACCAAAGCAAATGCAATACAAAGGAAATTGGCTAAGAGACAAACTGCAGCCTGGCACAACTTACCAAATTCCATCAAGCTGCTtccctgtaaaaaaaaaaaaaaaaaattgttgacACCATTTAGGCAAAAACCATACGCTGATCAAATAGACAATAATTTAGACTGAAGAGAACCAGAACACAACCTTCCTTTGCCGTGAATAAGAAACATAAGTACTATCAAATCATCAGTGACCACTTGACCACAAGAAAGTAAAAAAGTGGTAGTAATTCCTCTGCCTTGTGCACCAAGACACTGCAGTCATGAACAGAAAACACCCAAAGCTGGTAAACATGTCAGctaatttaaatttatttatatctaATAACGGTGGGTAGcgttgtcgcctcacagtgaggaaggcctgggttcaattccccggccgggtgaccggggtcctttctgtatggagtttgcatgttctccccgtgtctgtgtgggtttcctccgggttctccggtttcctcccacagtccaaagacatgcagttaggccaattggacatgctaaattgcccctgggtgtgagtgtgtgactgtctgtgtctgtttgtctgccctgcgatggactggtgacctgtccagggtgtatcctgccttccgcccgaaggaTAGGTctagcacccccccgtgaccctgacggagaagcggcttagaagatggatggatggatggatatatctAATAAATGTCAGTGTAGATAGCATATGCCACAACATACAACATGTACAGATATTCACATTGCTGTCAAGGAGCTCTGAAGTCCCGTGAGTGTAAATGagtttcttttcatttagtTTTGCAACATCATTGCTGCCATAGCAACAGCTGGCAATGTTAGGTTACATTAAATGAAAAGTCCTTGATTCTGATGCTTCTAAGGTGttcaaaaaaacaatcagtTCATCTTTGAAGTGTTCTTTGGATCTCTTGCAAGAGATTTACAGTATTGTGGAAAGGTCAGCGAGCAAAGCACCCTTCAATTATcacattttcaggagatgtttctgggAGACTTGATATAAGAATGAAGGGAaagttacaaaaataaaataaaacaaaaatagtcCAAACAATGGTTCAAagtacaaaaataattaaataaaactgaaaacatgtagatcagaaatgaaaaacacagttaaaaacTACAGATTAAAAACAATCCTGaaattaaaattcaaataaaaacaattataaTTTAGCAGggttttaaactgagctgaaagctgctcaaatAGGAATGTTCCACAATCACTCCTCTAATGCTCTCTGCTAACTGGTTCCATTTAAAAGCAGCAAAGTAGCTAAACGCTGCTTCTCTGAGTTTAGTCTTTACGTTCAGCAGGACTGACTGGTTCctaatgatctgagagttctgctgGGCTCATGTCACTGCAGCATATCAGATAAATACAATGGTCCTACACCATTAAGCAATTTATAGACCAGTAACAGTACCTTAAAGTCTATTCTGTAACAGACTGGCAGCCAGTGTAAGGATTTAAGAATGAGGGTGAATATGTTCACTTCTTTTACtccttcttttactcctagtgagaactcagctgcagctgcattttgaatcaACCGAAGATCCAGGTCAGGTTTAGTCAGACGATCTTGATGTTCTTAAGGTGATTAAAATGCTGTTTCAGTAACTGCTTTGACCTGACTGCTAAAACTAAGACAGTAAGTAGAAGTATTAAGTGTGTTATTGCCAGAACTCCAGTATTTGTCtggatttgttcaattccatatacagcacacctgatttaaatCTGTAAATGACTGTTTAGGTACAGTAGGTATTAGATGGTAACTGTAAACACTGAATAGTTTGAAGAGAACTCTGGAAATGGTTAAAGGGAAATTCGTTCACAATTTGGgcataattaaacggttaagatgtaaacaaagtcatggtggtttgatgtaaaatgttcttttctacAGAAACCTACAgagtcagatttgttcacagtggcggtgacaggaaccaggcgtccacctctaaaagctctacatgaaatgtttataaatgcactACCTAATGCATGAGACTTTGTTTTCCTGGTAGTTTTCAGATAAAGCTTTGGCCTAAccttttaattaaattattcattttaatccattcatggttcAGGAATACATGTAGGGTGCTGacaggcaaaatagcccccaaaagaaaatgcatttttctgagATTTGACACTATTTTACCACAAGCATTtgatataaaaactcagaagacatacTTAGGTGGtattggataataaataaaatggctatatttgtgatgTGGACATTGCAACCCCTGTTTCCCcttcactaccactgtaaataTATCAGAGTCTGTAACTTTCTCTACAACAAGCCATTTTATattaaaccacactgaatgacttcgtCTACATCAgaacaattgaattatgcaaatgCATAATGCAAATTTTGAAagtttggtggaattcccctttatgctaacacacatcaaatcacaaagtattgtatatttgtatttatgctgACAACACTATGTGTTTTTGCTATAATCTGACAATAACATCTAAATTAGTTATTAATAACATATTCTATCAAAATATGCTTCTTCTCTCATTGGTAACAAGGGTGGTGTTATGGTACTCATAGACCACAATTTGGGACGGTCCTGCTTTAAGGCATTCCcagttcattcattttaatgtaaagcaGTTAACTGTGATAGACTACGGCTCCACTGTAGCGATCAGGGTGCATTGATAtacatattttcaggtttcataTGACGTTTGATTCTGAGCTCAAGATTCGatcttttttttagatttactgtGTGAAAATGTTGTGATTTGACAGAGATATAATAATATGACTTACTACACAGACTGGCTAGcctcagataaataaaaactgcGCCACCCTTTACCAAAGTACAGCAAAAATCACCCCTAGACTTTAACACAACAGTCATTTGAGTGAGAGTGCATGCATGATATAATCCCTGCCCTTATTACGCTGATCGGATGGATCCAGATGTCTATCAAATGACACGGCTAATGAGAGACACTCGAAACCGAGGGGCGTATCAGAAACACAACTTTACGTTTGATACACAGTTtcaaattcaattttttttattgtattggaATCATTCCACACTTAATATACAtacttacaaaagatggttcttcaagggttctttagcaaaggcaatggttctgtataggaaCTGCCAAAGATGCAGTGATATGATATTGTTATTTTACTTAAGTTACAATATTCTTGCGATTATAAAGACACTGCAATATGCTAAGCATTGCGacttattacattttttcaaactGCAAATGCAACCACCAGGTTTTTGTCAGTAATTTCTCATTCTTACGTCACATTTTGCAGGTCTTTGCACATGACGTAGGTAATAGATATAGAACTGGAAGAACTGGAAGGTAGCTTTGTCAAACTAAGTATGTCCAGTTTTGTTTGGTCTTGTGGTTGGAGCTGATCTAACCTAGGCTTAGCCATAAACAAAGCAGTCAGCCTCTCGTTCGCCTCTTTCTTGTacagcttttgttttctggcagCTGAATTCTGGGGCACCAGAATataaccgctgcaccatttaagatggaacagaaaaAGTAGGTATATGAGAAGCTtaaaaactcaaacaagaagctcCCTAATACCCCAGTGAAACAAGAAGTTATGGGCGACCACCAAACAGGTTGTAGACCTATCATTTTCTGGTGCCTGAGGccagtaactgctgcaccatttcaggtggaacaagaaaatctgaacaagaagttgATCAATAGAAAGCAGACTACAGCCTTGATTGTCATCATCTGTTAACGTCATCTTTGGATGGTGGCGTATGAGGTGACCCCTCATGTTCATAGTATTTCGCTactattgtattttattttattttttgagtattttattttcaaaggACATTCCTTGCAGATCACGTGTCCTATCCGCGTCCTTTGTCCTTCCGCTGACCTCACTAGACCTCAGTCCTCATCTTCTGTTCATATTtgctatttatttaatataatttcaataTTTGGGATTTGTGCATTGACACAATATTGCCATGTAAAACATTGTGATAATATGCTGTattgattttttcccccacccCTACTgaatggttccttgcatggtgaaatggttcttcaaattaatggagaatgtgttgtatatggttctgtatagaacctctttgaaactggttctatatagaaccaaaagagttcttctgttattacaagccttttttttttggttctatacaTACAtcattttcaaagaggttctataaagaaccataaacaacacattctcggTTAAGCTgacgaaccatttcaccatccaAAGAAATTGATGGTTCCATTTCAAATTCATGATccttattattaattaatccttattagtcccacaatggggaaatttcacctccacatttaacccattcgtgaagtgaaacaccacgtacactctagtgagcacacacacactaaggggcagtgagcacacttgcccggagcggtgggcaaccctatccgcagcgcccggggagcagttgagggttaggtgtcttgctcaaggacacctcagtaatgtgctgtcagctctggggatcgaaccagcgatcttccggtcatgaggctggttccctaacctccagcccatgactgcccattccaatagaaccattccctttgctaaagagcctttaaagaaccctcttttttgtgtgtgtatattcagtTTGGAGATGCAGTACAAATgcaattaacattaacattttcaaaaatctttACTGGTTTCTCTAATAAATCTGATTTACTCTTAAAGGGAGTCAAGTAGTGTAGTGGAGCTCTCAGCCATGGTCCAATCAGAGAGCCACCTGTGTTCCTTTCACTAGAGAACATAGGTTTGGTTCCTGTGTTCATCCAAAGAGACAGCAGTGTAGGCTACACACCTACATGTTAAGGTGGATCATTCAATTCCCTACGATAATaagaatattaatttaaaaaatcatccGTGTTACATGGCTGATGTTTCAGTTATACAGCGTGTCACAGTCACgcaaaaaaatgcagaaacctttttttatttgcttagaGTGACCAGACTGACTGTGAAATGAAGGCAGAGGTCAGCAGCACCGGTGCTGTTgctccatccatctattcagcGCCCTTATCGTTGATCACTGTGTTTTCCTCACCCTCGTCCACTAAGCACGATATGAAAATGCGCATTATCTTCACTCACCCAGCATTATAGGGCTCAGCTGGCGAGCCATCCCCCTCGACAGATCATAAATATAAAGCTGGACTGGAAAAGCTGTGCCGTTAGGATCCATGCTGTGTTTGTGATGAGCTGGTGAGCAGTTGCAATAAATACGCAGTCGGTAAAATCAACTACTTCTACActcaaatgtctgtttttctctgctaTCTGAATTAATGTCACTGTGGACGCCACTAACCTAAGGGGTTTATAAATAGCCTACTTGTATACGGTCATCAGCATCAGCCCTAGTGTCCGACTGAACGACGTTGCAgcaccctctgctgttcaggAGTCAGGCAGcggttctctctctcacccaccaGGGGGCgacaacacatatatatacattttttcataCACAAGTTTTTAATTGGTTCAAATAATGGAAAACTTATGGAATCTTGCTCGCTCTTTGGAAATAAATTAGTTTGATGAcatgttaatgtttcaaaatacaCTGCTTTCTCCCTAGTCCAGTGCACATATGGAAACTACGTGACCAAAACATGTTGAAGTTAAAAAGGAGTGTTTGGAAAGGAGATTTTTTTTAGCAGGACAGcagagccaatcaaaacagagagcatttacatatatcagtcttaaaggcaaaaGAATAAGTATAGATAAAAGACAGGTTGGGGGTCATGAGAAAATGGTGAAAGATGGTGAAGATGGTGAAAGAGAAGCCAGAAGAGTGCGGCAGAGGCTGGTAGAAGGCCTACTCTGTACAGCTACAAAAGACCTCCTGATATCATGGCTGGATGGTGGCTATCACAGCGATTTAGCTGTGCCTAGCCCTGGAAGGAAAACAGCTCACTGCCCTGGTCAGCCTTCAAGCATCAACACagtgctaaacagcagaggagcTTGGGCAGGTGATGATGTGCAGAGCAGGCCCAGAAGCGAGCATTGGGAGAGAGACTGGTGTGCTGGCAATGCAGGAACAGGGGACATCATACTAAACAATGGCACAAGCATGAGCTGGCAGGGAAGCCAAGGCTACCCAGGAAGATCGGTGGCCAATGTGGACTGGGGGTCAAGTGCAGCATAAACGGCAGACAGCTCACCATCGACACAGGCACATTTCCCTGCTCTGACCAGACGTACTCCTACACACTAATAGGGGCATATCAGAGAGCTGTGAAGCAGCCACCCCCTAGCTCAGGTCAGTTACAAGTGGCCAGGTCCACCTGGAGAGGAGAAAGCAGCTCTTGGTCATCCTGGGGGGTCTGAGCCAAGTACACAAGTTCTCAAGTTCCGGCTCTCACCCATATGGGATGTGTGCATACTCGGCTAAGATTTCCTAGTGGCAGCTGGGGCCCTGCTCAATCTCTGGAAGAATTGCTGGGCTTGGCGATGGGACAAGTGAAGCTGATCACAGTGGCTAGCAGAGGAGCAGACAATTGAGGCAGTGCACACGAGCAGCATCCTCGCCAACAGTCACGTGCAGTGGACAGGGGCAGAAAGTAAAGGGGTGTGGAGAggaatgctgctgctgctgccattAAACCCGGTAATGATGGACTTCACACAGTGAGCTGCAAGGAGTCCCGTTGTGCTCAGGAGGAGGATGCAGGGCTAAGACAGCCTCTCTGCTCTGGCGCATCAATCGAGAAAACAACCAGTGAGCTGCAGTTTGGCTGCCCACCAAGGTCAGAGGAGGATGGCACACCCAGGACAGGGTGTACCAAGGACTGGTGTGCCAGGAACTGTGTGCAGAGGACTGGGGGCATGCACTGCCAAGAGCGGGTAGTCCTGGACACTTGTGCTGCCTGGGATGTTACATGTTTCAGGGACTCTGTATTGGATTGTATAGGGCTGCATTTCAGAAGGTCACAAGGCTCTGTCCCTAACTCTGTAATGAGAcaactgttgctgttgttgttgtgttgttgttgagTTAGTTTAAAGTCAGTATGTGCTATTTGTGTTCTATTATGGTGGACTGTTCTACCATAAGAAGAAACAAATGGCttgaactgacctgcctgctcCTTAGCTGTTTATGCGCTTTTTCCACTTGTGTAAATAAAAGAGCACCTCTCATGGGCAGAAACAATGGCCTGAGGCTGAGAAATAGACTCCTCACCACTGGAGCTTGGTTTTCTGTAATGTAGAAATACAATACTCTGTCTCTGTGCTGGTTGTGGTGTTTAGGGCActtgctaatgttgctaatggGTCAGAAACATCCCCTTTTTCATCTATccataggtgtcactggtgtttccaatcctcattggtgttacacacaagaaaggtaacaccagcaacaccagtgacttttcaaatgaaaaatgcattttacaaaacggctgctacagagcatcaaaccacatgttgtcaattatggaatatccactaaaatatgtaatttcatccatttgtattctattttttcacagttacctaagaataaagtaggtcacaccagtgacaagCATAATATGACATCATGAGTCAAATGGGAACgtttctgataactgaaaagacacagtgaaCTTATCATGTGCTTtccttcatagatcctcagaaaatagGTAAAAGAAAGTCCAGTGATGTCAACagaatgatttttatttcaaaataagagattttttgttatgtggtaacaccagtgacatgactcctggggaccacagTTTTCATTATATAATTTAGAATATCTATTTGACATTTGGTTTCTTTGTGTCATTTAAttgatatatttcatagtcatatACAGATTActgcagttaaaatagcagaaaaaatcAAAATATGGCACTTTACACATTGTGTGAGGACAAGCGCTTCTGTGGTGCTTTATTATTCTATGTGATTGATTTTATagccaatattgctaaattgataaCTCAAGGttgtaattgttttattttaaaaaatataaattgtaatcgtaacatgtttttcaagggtaatatatctgtaaaggctagggacacaaaaatggacgtttctgtagaatgaccctaaTGTTTACAGGGGCTGAGTAGGAAGAATTAAACCTGGGGGACCTTTTCTCCAAAATGAAGCGCAACAAGTTCAAATCTGTATAGAGATGTGCGATGTGGTGTTGAACATAAAGATCCGCTCTGCTGCTTCTCCGCTTTGCAAAACCTCCTCAGGGTTCCgaca
This portion of the Pygocentrus nattereri isolate fPygNat1 chromosome 1, fPygNat1.pri, whole genome shotgun sequence genome encodes:
- the desi1a gene encoding desumoylating isopeptidase 1a codes for the protein MDPNGTAFPVQLYIYDLSRGMARQLSPIMLGKQLDGIWHTSIVVYGEEFFFGGVGISSCPPGGTMLGPPDTVVELGNTEVTEEIFMDYLSSLGETTYRGERYRLFEHNCNTFTNEVAQFLTGKKIPSYITDLPSEVLSTPFGQVLRPILDSIHIAPPGGNVINSHNNHS